The sequence AACCTTATCTTATTAGCATCGAAAAGTTTATAAACGAAACTAAGCTAAAATTAAAATGGTGAAAACAGATGAAAAAAGGAGTACTTATTTCAGTTGCTGTAGTAATTATCATAATAGCCATTTTAACAGCATATATCTTTTGGCCTCGTGTTGAAAAACCAAAAACAGAAGTTCAATATCCTGATGAAGTATATGAGTGGGCAAGGAAAATTAAAGAAAAATATGATGGTACAACACTTACTATTGCAGCTGTAGCTCATCCATCAACTGAAGCATTTAAGGTTCTAACGCCAGATTTTGAGTCATTAACAGGCATAAAAGTCAAGTGGGTTGTTTATGAGGAAATAAGTTATTTTGATAAGATAATGCTAATAGTCACAGGTGAAGAAGTCCCATATGATTTAATGTATACTTGTGCTGAAATAATACCAGGTTTTGCTAGAGAAGGATTGGTTATTCCAATAGATGATTATTTAGCAAATAAGGAATTAACTCCCGAATGGTTTGTTTTTAATGATCTTATACCGGCTTATGTTAATTATATGAAAGCTGATGAAAAACTTTATGGTATACCATTTGCGGGTGAAACAATTTTTGTAGCGTATAGGAGCGACCTATTTGCAAAATATAATAAAGAGCCACCTAAAAACTGTGAGGAACTTCTTGAACTTGCAAAATTTTTCCATAAAAGAGAAGAAGGGCTTTACGGTGTATCAATTCGATGTGCTAAATCTTGGGAAGCTGCATGGAGTTTAATTTCATTCACATATGGTTTTGGTGGTAAATGGGTTGATTTGGAAACATTAACCCCCAAATTTACATCTCCTGAAACAATTAATTCATTAAAGTATTTTGTTGAATTAACTAAATGCGGTCCACCAGGTATTGAAGCCTTCTCTTTTGAAGAAGCTTGGTCAGCATTTCAAACAGGAAAAGTAGCTATATTAGTAGAATCTACAGCAGCAGCTCCAGGTATAGAAGACCCTACAAAATCTTTAGTTGCAGGCAAAGTGGGATATGCTAAATTCCCTAAAGGACCTGCTGGAGAAGCTGCAGGAGTTTGGGGATGGGGACTTAGCATACCAAAGGGTGCACCAAAAGAAAAAAGAGAAGCTGCATGGAGTTTAATAGTATGGTTAACAAGTGAATTAAATGTAGATAGATATCTTGAAAATGGTGGAATAGTTACAAGGCTTTCGCCTTTAAAAAAGATGAAAAATCCTTATGATAAAGCTATTCTTGATACTCTTGAGGCTGCAAATTCTCCCTTATCTCAAGAATTACTCAAAGCATATACTTTGCCTATTTCATTTGAAATGACTGGAATAGTTTCTGAATTAACATCACTTGCTATAACTGGAGAATTAACTCCTGAAGTAGCATGTGAAAAAATGCAAATTGCTATAGAAGAATTATTAAAACCATATAAGTAAAACTATGTCTCTTAACTTTTTTTTAAAAAAATTCTCAAGAAAATACTATCCCATACTATTAATTCTCCCCTCTTTAATTACTGTATTAATCTTAGTGACTTACCCTCTTTTTATAAGTTTACAAACTAGTTTATATGAATGGACGTATGGCACCTCCTGGAGTCAAGCTAAATATGTTGGATTAAAAAATTATTACTGGGTTTTCTTTGGAGGCGATTATCTTTTTTATACTTCTCTTCAATTAACAATAATATATGTTATAATCCAGGTTTTAGGAAGTTTTATAATAGGATTATTTTTCGCTTTACTATTAGATAAACTCCCACGTGGAGGAGCGATTATTACAACTTTCTTTATAATACCAATGGTAATGATGCCTGCTGTTGTTGGATTAATGTGGCGCTTATATTTTTCATACGATGGTTTTGTTAATTATTTCTTAGAAACACTTTTTGGAATAAAAATTAATTGGTTTAGTTTAAAATATGCTTTAATAGCTTTATCACTTGCTACAATTTGGATGACAGCCCCATTTTTCATATTAGTTTTTTATGCTGCACTTAAAGCTATTCCACAAGAACCAATAGAAGCAGCTCAAATAGATGGTGCTTCAGAATGGATTATTTTAAAAGACATTAAATTACCAATGTTAAAACCAGTTATACTAATAACACTTATTATAAGAACAATAGAAGCTTTTAGAAGCTTTGATGTCCCATATGTAATGTTTGGTGGGGGGCCTGGTTCTGCTACAGAAATACTAGCTATACATATCAATAGAGTTGCTTTTTCTTTTAGACAACTAGGAGCTGGGAGCGTATTATCTTTATTTTTAATATTTTTAATAATCATTATGTGTAGTTTTCTAATAAAGCAATTAAGAGAAACTTGGAGGTTATAATGGTGAAAATTAATATTTCCAGAAATATAAAAATCGCATTTTTATACTTAATTGTAATAATAATCCTAGTTATATGGTTACTTCCTTATATTTTTATGGCGTTATCTGCTTTTAAATCTAGATTACAAGTATATGCTTATCCAATCGTATGGATTTTTGAACCAACATTTGAAAATTTTATTGAAGTTATTTTTGGCCAGAATTTATTCTTTTATTTACAAAATACTTTACTTATAGCTATACCTAATACTATTTTAACATTATTAATATCACTGCCTGCAGCTTATTCTTTTACAAGATTTAGATTTAAACATAAAGAGAAATACTTCTTATTATTCCTTATACTTCAACTTGTTCCTGGTATATCTGTAATAATAGCTTTTTATCATATAGCTATGAGTTTAGGTTTATTTGATACACATATACTCCTCATCATACTATACCTTTTATGGAACATTCCATACACCATATGGATAGTTAGAGGGTTCTTTGAAGGAATACCAATAGAGTTAGAAGAGGCAGCATTAATAGATGGTTGCACTCGCCTTTCAGCACTTAGAAGAGTTGTTTTACCACTTGCTATTCCAGGAATTAGTGCTACAGCACTCCTTCTTTTCATACTTTCATGGAATGAATTTACATTACCATATTTCCTTACTTCTTTAAATGCCAGACCGTTATCAACAACTGTAGTATTCTATATGAGCCATACGGAGATTTTTTGGGGAAAAATATTTGCTCTAGGGTTTATATCAACATTACCAACAATAGTATTTTCATTAATTATAAGAAAATATTTTATTAGAACATTAGCTTTTGGAGCCTTAAAACAATAAATTTTTTAAATAGTAATATAAATATATTTTGAATTATTGAGGTGAAAAACTTTGCAAAAATGGTGGGAAAAACCTTTATATGCTGTAACAATAGAATTGCCTGCTGCAAAGGATCTTGAAAATATAGATGTTAAAAGGATAGTAAGAAAATTAACAAAGAATGGAGTAAATGTAATCGTTGCTTTTGCAGTAGGGTATTGGCCTGGTGGAACAACTTTTTATCAAAGTAATATTGCCCCACATCATCCAAATTTAAAAGATAGAGATTTATTAAAAGAGATTATTGAAGAAGCACATAAAAATGGAGCTAGAGTAATCGGATATGTTAATGTTTTATGGGGGGATAAGAAGCTATATTTTGAACATCCTGAATGGGCTCAAAGAAGAATCGATGGCAAACCTACTACTTGGGAAGAAAATTATACTTCAGTAGCAATGTGTCCAAATACCCCTTATAAAGATTATATTATAAATGTTATAAAAGAAATTTCTGAAAAATATGATATTGATGGTTTTTATTTTGATGAACCTTCATTTCAAAGTTGGTGTAATTGTTCATATTGTAGAGAATTATTCAAAAAACAATTTAATCAAGAATTACCTACTGAAGAAAAATGGGGTGATCCATTATGGCAAAAATTCATTCAATGGCGTTATGAAAAAATTACTGAATTTAAAAAGTTACTTTATAATTCTGTAAAAAAAGATGATGTTGCAATTTTCTTTCAACATCCATTTCCATTAGCTTTCTGGCCAGAAGAAGCTATTTTGTTTCTTGAAAAAATTGGAGAGAAAGTAACAAGGTATGTTAAAGAAATGGTAACTTGGTATATACCATTAGCATATGGTTCTGATCTTGAAGAAGTAAGTAAATTCGAAGATATAATACATATGGAACTATATAGAAAATCCGTTGAGAGACCGCTATGGTGGTATGAAGTATGTATAAAACTTGCGAGAGCAATAAATGACAAAAAACCCATTTTAGTTCTCAATATGCAAGGAAATTCTCCATTCGATTTATCATCGTTACCAGATGATGAATTAAAATTGGCTATTGGAGAAATAGTTGCAAATGGTGGAAATTCACTTTTTGCATTATATTACCCAGATATAGCTGATCCAAATGGATGGAAAACAATATTTAATCAATTTAAAGAATTAAAAAAATATGAAGAATATTTAATTAATAGAGAAAGTGTAAAATTTGTTGCAATATTATATTCAAGAAAAACTATAGATTTCTTTGATTCTTCAGAAGAAATAAAACATACAAATGAATTGCTCGGATTTTGTAAAGCATTATTGCAAGAGCATATTCCATTCGATATAGTTACCGAGGATAATTTAATGAATAAATTGAATGACTATAAAATTCTAATTCTTCCAAATGTGGTTTTTCTACCTAAAGAAAAAGTTGAAGTAATAAAAGATTTTGTGAAGAGAGGAGGAGGAATAATCGTCTCTTATAGAACGTCAATTTATGATGATGATAAAAAAATGGATAACCTTGGATTAAGTGAAGTACTTGGAGTAAAATATCTTGGTTATGAAAAGCAAGTTTTTACAACAGATTCTTATATGAAAATAAATAATAAACATCCAATAATAAATAAAAGCTTATATAACCTTTTAATACCATCGTTCGGAAGTCAATTAGCAATTGAAGCTTTAAAAAATGCGCAAGTATTATCAACATTAATAGAGGAGTCTATCGTTCACTATGCTCCTCTCGGAGAAGATACTAATTTACCAACAATAGTAACAAATGAATATGATAAAGGGAGAACTGTATATTTTGCAGGGCCTGTAGGTTATAAATATTTAGAATATGCTATTCCGTATCATAGGAACCTAATAATTAATTCTATAAAATGGTTATCAAAGAATAAATTACCACTCATTGCAAAGAATTGCCCAGAGACGATAGCCATTATTCCATGGTACCAAAAAGAGAAGGAAAGGTATGTTATACATTTAGTTAATAGTGTAAGAGATGATATTGAGTTTCCAATTACACATGTACCTACATTTTACAATATCGAGATAGAATTGTTGATAAATACAAAAGCTAAGTATAAAGCAGAGCAACTATTTCCTGAAAAGAAAAAGTTAAGCATCATCAAAAAGAAAGGAAGAATATTACTTAAAATACCTGAAGTAAAACATCATTGCATCATTTCTATTAAAAAACAATCATAAAAATTAAAGAAAAAAATGAAAATAAAGAATTTACCTCGAATAGAATTTTTAAATCTTAATAGGATAAAAGAAAAGAGAAAGAGTATTATTTTTACAGATAAGAAAGTATGGGAAATAGTTAATAAAGAAATATCTTTTAATCAGAAAGATATAGTATATGTTGAGCGCCCTACGAAAGATTATTTATATAATTTAATTAATTCCTTAAAAGATTATGAAGTAGTTTACGGTATAGGTGGCGGAGTTACTAGTGATATAGCTAAATTTATTGGTTTTAATAAAAAGATCGATACTATAGTTATTCCAACAATTCTTTCAACTGATGCTTTTCTTACAAGTGAAGTTGCTGTAAGGATTAATGGAGAAATAAAATATTTTCCAGCTAAACATCCTGATGTTCTATATATCGACCTAGATATTATTAGTAAAGCACCAAAAAGGTTGAATATATGTGGGTGCGGAGATATATTATCAATTTATACAAGCTTATTTGATTGGAAATATGCTAACTTAATTGGAAAAGCTACTGAAGATGAAAAAATATCTCAATATATCTATAATATTTCTGAAGCGATATTAAAAAGTGTAGAAATAGAAAAGGATAGTATTAGAGAATGTAATAAAAAAGGTTTAAGAGTCATTTTAGATTTACTATGTATGGAAACACAGCTTTGCTATATTTATGGCAATAGCAGACCTGAAGAAGGAAGTGAACATTATTTTGCGTATCTTATGGAAAATATTATGAAAAGACACTTTCTTCACGGAGAAATGGTTGCTCTAGGAATATTATTAATGTCATACTTTCAAGGACAAAATTATGAATATATAAAAAATCTGATGGATTACATCGGTTTAAATTATTTAGGGACAGGTGCTACTAAAGAAGAAATAATGAAAGCTATTATTGAAT is a genomic window of Nitrososphaerota archaeon containing:
- a CDS encoding sugar ABC transporter substrate-binding protein: MKKGVLISVAVVIIIIAILTAYIFWPRVEKPKTEVQYPDEVYEWARKIKEKYDGTTLTIAAVAHPSTEAFKVLTPDFESLTGIKVKWVVYEEISYFDKIMLIVTGEEVPYDLMYTCAEIIPGFAREGLVIPIDDYLANKELTPEWFVFNDLIPAYVNYMKADEKLYGIPFAGETIFVAYRSDLFAKYNKEPPKNCEELLELAKFFHKREEGLYGVSIRCAKSWEAAWSLISFTYGFGGKWVDLETLTPKFTSPETINSLKYFVELTKCGPPGIEAFSFEEAWSAFQTGKVAILVESTAAAPGIEDPTKSLVAGKVGYAKFPKGPAGEAAGVWGWGLSIPKGAPKEKREAAWSLIVWLTSELNVDRYLENGGIVTRLSPLKKMKNPYDKAILDTLEAANSPLSQELLKAYTLPISFEMTGIVSELTSLAITGELTPEVACEKMQIAIEELLKPYK
- a CDS encoding sugar ABC transporter permease — protein: MTYPLFISLQTSLYEWTYGTSWSQAKYVGLKNYYWVFFGGDYLFYTSLQLTIIYVIIQVLGSFIIGLFFALLLDKLPRGGAIITTFFIIPMVMMPAVVGLMWRLYFSYDGFVNYFLETLFGIKINWFSLKYALIALSLATIWMTAPFFILVFYAALKAIPQEPIEAAQIDGASEWIILKDIKLPMLKPVILITLIIRTIEAFRSFDVPYVMFGGGPGSATEILAIHINRVAFSFRQLGAGSVLSLFLIFLIIIMCSFLIKQLRETWRL
- a CDS encoding carbohydrate ABC transporter permease, yielding MVKINISRNIKIAFLYLIVIIILVIWLLPYIFMALSAFKSRLQVYAYPIVWIFEPTFENFIEVIFGQNLFFYLQNTLLIAIPNTILTLLISLPAAYSFTRFRFKHKEKYFLLFLILQLVPGISVIIAFYHIAMSLGLFDTHILLIILYLLWNIPYTIWIVRGFFEGIPIELEEAALIDGCTRLSALRRVVLPLAIPGISATALLLFILSWNEFTLPYFLTSLNARPLSTTVVFYMSHTEIFWGKIFALGFISTLPTIVFSLIIRKYFIRTLAFGALKQ
- a CDS encoding beta-galactosidase trimerization domain-containing protein; this translates as MQKWWEKPLYAVTIELPAAKDLENIDVKRIVRKLTKNGVNVIVAFAVGYWPGGTTFYQSNIAPHHPNLKDRDLLKEIIEEAHKNGARVIGYVNVLWGDKKLYFEHPEWAQRRIDGKPTTWEENYTSVAMCPNTPYKDYIINVIKEISEKYDIDGFYFDEPSFQSWCNCSYCRELFKKQFNQELPTEEKWGDPLWQKFIQWRYEKITEFKKLLYNSVKKDDVAIFFQHPFPLAFWPEEAILFLEKIGEKVTRYVKEMVTWYIPLAYGSDLEEVSKFEDIIHMELYRKSVERPLWWYEVCIKLARAINDKKPILVLNMQGNSPFDLSSLPDDELKLAIGEIVANGGNSLFALYYPDIADPNGWKTIFNQFKELKKYEEYLINRESVKFVAILYSRKTIDFFDSSEEIKHTNELLGFCKALLQEHIPFDIVTEDNLMNKLNDYKILILPNVVFLPKEKVEVIKDFVKRGGGIIVSYRTSIYDDDKKMDNLGLSEVLGVKYLGYEKQVFTTDSYMKINNKHPIINKSLYNLLIPSFGSQLAIEALKNAQVLSTLIEESIVHYAPLGEDTNLPTIVTNEYDKGRTVYFAGPVGYKYLEYAIPYHRNLIINSIKWLSKNKLPLIAKNCPETIAIIPWYQKEKERYVIHLVNSVRDDIEFPITHVPTFYNIEIELLINTKAKYKAEQLFPEKKKLSIIKKKGRILLKIPEVKHHCIISIKKQS
- a CDS encoding iron-containing alcohol dehydrogenase, whose product is MKIKNLPRIEFLNLNRIKEKRKSIIFTDKKVWEIVNKEISFNQKDIVYVERPTKDYLYNLINSLKDYEVVYGIGGGVTSDIAKFIGFNKKIDTIVIPTILSTDAFLTSEVAVRINGEIKYFPAKHPDVLYIDLDIISKAPKRLNICGCGDILSIYTSLFDWKYANLIGKATEDEKISQYIYNISEAILKSVEIEKDSIRECNKKGLRVILDLLCMETQLCYIYGNSRPEEGSEHYFAYLMENIMKRHFLHGEMVALGILLMSYFQGQNYEYIKNLMDYIGLNYLGTGATKEEIMKAIIELPSYVKERNLRYSYAHDLLATNDKINFILEKIGVV